A region of Rhodohalobacter barkolensis DNA encodes the following proteins:
- a CDS encoding energy transducer TonB family protein: protein MLDWFKSYFDREDRFGLAVTGAIHLVLLIIAILYNINMDHDNRPAYMEVTLGEFRSGTVAEQAEVQEEDVATRPNPAETEPEDPDPEITEPVETPQQPEEEIAKPVELPEQQEEIQSEEVIETPETEVINPENVEVTEEVEEEKVPPEAEEAEEVQEGVETSGVEEGTTGEINVDEGTGSDPDRSAPYELQWEGFDREPRSEPMPMNRTNQEATVRVRIFVNPQGNVERIIPLIRMNPELEREVMQTLRSWRFAPLPSSVPQEVQEGVITFRFVLE from the coding sequence ATGTTAGATTGGTTCAAATCTTACTTTGATAGAGAAGACCGTTTTGGTCTTGCTGTAACCGGTGCGATCCACCTGGTTCTTCTTATCATTGCTATTCTTTACAACATCAATATGGACCACGACAATCGTCCGGCCTATATGGAAGTTACGCTTGGCGAGTTCAGAAGCGGTACCGTTGCAGAGCAGGCCGAAGTGCAGGAAGAGGACGTGGCAACGCGCCCAAACCCGGCGGAGACGGAACCGGAAGATCCTGATCCCGAAATTACCGAACCGGTGGAAACGCCACAGCAGCCCGAAGAGGAAATTGCCAAACCTGTAGAACTGCCCGAACAGCAGGAAGAGATTCAGAGTGAAGAAGTGATTGAAACTCCTGAAACTGAAGTAATTAATCCCGAGAATGTTGAGGTTACCGAAGAGGTTGAGGAGGAAAAAGTTCCGCCGGAAGCAGAGGAGGCTGAGGAAGTTCAGGAAGGCGTGGAAACCAGCGGAGTTGAGGAAGGAACAACCGGAGAAATTAATGTAGATGAGGGAACCGGCAGTGATCCGGATCGATCCGCCCCTTATGAACTACAGTGGGAAGGTTTCGACCGCGAACCCAGATCAGAGCCTATGCCAATGAATCGCACAAATCAAGAGGCTACAGTTAGAGTTAGGATTTTTGTAAACCCACAAGGTAATGTTGAAAGAATCATACCGCTCATAAGAATGAATCCTGAGCTCGAACGTGAAGTTATGCAGACCCTTCGAAGCTGGAGATTTGCTCCTCTTCCTTCATCGGTTCCTCAGGAAGTTCAGGAAGGAGTAATTACATTTCGGTTTGTTTTGGAATGA
- a CDS encoding SCO family protein translates to MKITFNHKLYGIALLSLFLSACSSPALDDYSDVSYELTDQNGEEVIFPDDFEGSPVVMGFIYTNCPDICSFITANVGKVYEEMENPGDTQFVLVTFDPERDSPEVLKSYAQAFDMDKDPFHFLTGDTDTIDQFMRRVSVRTQESYSRELDDGGRMYFLNHSDKILLIDDNSQLIFDYGGSMTPVNIIIEDLQKLL, encoded by the coding sequence ATGAAAATAACATTTAACCACAAACTATACGGCATTGCTCTACTGTCTCTTTTTCTATCAGCCTGTAGCAGCCCTGCACTTGATGATTACAGTGATGTAAGCTATGAGTTAACCGATCAAAATGGAGAAGAAGTTATTTTCCCTGATGATTTTGAAGGTTCACCGGTTGTGATGGGTTTTATCTATACAAACTGTCCTGATATCTGTTCATTTATCACAGCCAATGTGGGCAAAGTTTATGAAGAGATGGAAAATCCCGGCGATACCCAGTTTGTATTGGTTACTTTTGATCCGGAACGCGACTCCCCCGAAGTTTTAAAGTCGTATGCTCAGGCATTTGATATGGATAAAGACCCTTTTCATTTCCTGACCGGCGACACCGACACTATCGATCAATTTATGCGAAGGGTCAGTGTTCGAACTCAGGAATCTTATTCCCGGGAACTGGACGATGGCGGGCGCATGTATTTTTTGAACCATTCAGATAAAATTCTTCTCATAGACGATAATTCGCAACTCATTTTTGATTACGGCGGCAGTATGACACCCGTAAATATTATTATTGAAGACCTACAAAAACTACTATAA
- a CDS encoding class I SAM-dependent methyltransferase produces the protein MNKKAKKTAEYYNKLSPKYDKLYSSYLNQTHEHFLSHFKPEPGDRILDASAGTGILAKKLLDNFNTIEELVLNDPASKMLEKAKGKLGSYSNVRFTNCYCEELDFEHQTFDKIICLNSFHYYVDQKAVLSHFHNFLKPGGELYMLDWNHKGYFLISSFLIDLLSPENINSRSLEEMKSLLKEFGFKVQEQEEWSFRWWKFFYLRCKKSD, from the coding sequence ATCAATAAGAAAGCCAAAAAAACAGCGGAGTACTACAACAAACTGTCTCCAAAGTACGACAAACTGTACTCCTCTTATCTGAATCAAACTCACGAGCATTTCCTCAGTCACTTCAAGCCGGAGCCCGGAGATCGGATTCTGGACGCCAGTGCAGGAACAGGAATTCTCGCAAAAAAGCTTCTGGATAACTTCAATACGATCGAAGAGTTGGTTCTGAATGACCCGGCGTCAAAGATGCTGGAAAAAGCAAAGGGTAAACTTGGTAGCTATTCAAATGTCCGGTTTACAAACTGCTACTGTGAAGAGCTCGACTTCGAGCATCAGACTTTCGATAAAATCATCTGCCTGAACTCATTCCACTACTATGTGGATCAGAAAGCTGTTCTCAGTCACTTCCACAATTTTCTAAAACCGGGCGGTGAGCTCTACATGCTCGACTGGAATCACAAAGGATACTTTTTGATCTCCAGCTTTCTCATTGATCTGCTCTCTCCTGAAAATATCAACAGCCGGTCTTTGGAAGAGATGAAGTCCTTATTGAAAGAGTTCGGCTTTAAAGTTCAAGAACAAGAGGAATGGAGCTTCAGATGGTGGAAATTCTTTTACTTGAGGTGCAAGAAATCAGATTAA
- a CDS encoding autotransporter assembly complex protein TamA yields MLNTEMVLAQDSEREPVVWDVTFEGNENYSNMVLSEIIATSKPSLLQKTFGRTDDFILNEMDVRRDRIRIVRYYERRGYQNVEVDYEIVDRRKEWKKEVVFKIREGEPIRIRSSEIVIEAEQEIIDEIRSSREFERTAEQHDFQEGSRFQTLRKADAEGRFLNLLEEFGFAWPEVEVLSEVDSLSNRADVTIRAIPNSRAYFSDIKIEGDISVPERILIRETEIKEGERYSRSKLQSAQRQVFNHHLFRFATITVPDQPQDSTLNVVLRVRENPKRSVQAMIGFGREELLRGQLSWQNRNISGTGHRFGVSGRGSFIEQRLSTDYLIPYVFNSRSSYVVTAFGQHRLEPSFELFQSGFNNSLIYQLDRVKTASASYEFSINEEISRNADAALPDTVLNYNVSSLSLSGYYSQGLSREPRGWVIQPFIEFSGTFGESSFTFQKALLDVRRYTNLTNSLTIATRVNSGVIFYDQDKSLPSNIRLFTGGTNSVRGWNRQELGPSRARFDESGDFDGYVPVGGRTMLTFNLELRQQLTGFINNLGLAAFLDGGQVWDNVNSVEERPIQFGAGGGIRYQSPIGPVRVDVGYKLNPTDEDLNIYEGQDYGNAWSRIGIHFSIGQAF; encoded by the coding sequence ATGCTGAACACAGAAATGGTTTTGGCGCAAGACAGTGAAAGAGAACCGGTAGTATGGGACGTCACTTTTGAGGGCAATGAGAACTACAGCAACATGGTTCTCAGTGAGATTATTGCTACATCCAAACCCAGCTTATTACAAAAGACATTTGGGCGAACAGACGATTTTATTCTAAATGAGATGGACGTCAGACGTGATCGCATTCGAATTGTAAGATATTATGAGAGGCGGGGCTACCAAAATGTTGAGGTGGATTACGAGATTGTAGATCGCCGTAAAGAGTGGAAGAAAGAAGTGGTGTTTAAAATCAGAGAGGGGGAGCCGATTCGAATCCGATCGTCTGAAATTGTGATTGAGGCGGAACAGGAGATAATAGATGAAATCCGGAGTTCTCGTGAATTTGAAAGAACCGCCGAACAGCACGATTTTCAGGAAGGGAGCCGGTTCCAGACATTGAGAAAAGCGGATGCGGAAGGACGTTTTTTAAATTTGCTTGAAGAGTTTGGATTTGCATGGCCGGAGGTTGAAGTTTTGTCGGAGGTCGATTCACTGTCTAATCGGGCAGATGTTACCATTAGAGCCATCCCTAATTCAAGAGCTTATTTTTCGGATATTAAAATAGAGGGTGATATTTCGGTACCGGAGAGAATATTAATACGAGAAACGGAGATTAAAGAGGGGGAAAGATACAGCCGGAGCAAACTACAGTCTGCTCAACGTCAGGTTTTTAATCATCACCTCTTTCGATTTGCCACGATAACCGTACCCGATCAACCACAGGATTCAACCCTTAATGTAGTGCTGAGAGTTCGTGAGAACCCCAAACGGTCTGTGCAGGCCATGATAGGTTTTGGACGGGAAGAGTTGTTGCGCGGGCAATTAAGCTGGCAAAACCGCAACATCAGCGGAACGGGACACCGGTTTGGGGTAAGCGGCAGGGGTTCATTTATTGAGCAGAGATTGAGTACCGACTACCTAATCCCGTATGTGTTTAATTCCAGAAGCAGCTATGTGGTAACAGCTTTTGGGCAGCATAGATTAGAACCGTCATTCGAGCTGTTTCAGTCAGGATTTAATAACAGTTTAATTTATCAGCTGGATCGGGTCAAAACGGCTTCTGCCTCCTATGAATTTTCAATTAACGAAGAGATATCGAGGAATGCGGACGCAGCACTGCCCGATACGGTTTTAAACTATAACGTATCGTCGCTCTCGCTGTCGGGCTATTATAGCCAGGGATTGAGCCGGGAGCCAAGAGGATGGGTTATTCAGCCGTTTATTGAGTTCTCCGGTACGTTTGGGGAGTCGTCATTTACATTTCAAAAAGCACTCCTTGATGTTCGAAGGTATACGAATCTTACAAACTCACTCACCATCGCAACCCGCGTAAACAGTGGCGTGATATTCTATGATCAGGATAAATCGCTACCTTCAAATATCCGATTGTTTACGGGGGGAACGAACTCGGTGAGAGGCTGGAACCGGCAGGAGCTGGGCCCCAGCAGGGCACGCTTTGATGAGTCGGGTGATTTTGACGGATACGTTCCGGTTGGCGGCCGTACGATGTTAACGTTCAACCTAGAGCTGAGACAACAACTGACAGGATTTATTAACAACCTGGGGCTTGCAGCTTTTTTAGATGGCGGTCAGGTTTGGGATAATGTGAATAGTGTAGAAGAGCGCCCCATTCAGTTTGGTGCGGGCGGCGGTATTCGCTACCAGTCGCCAATTGGTCCTGTTCGGGTTGATGTGGGATATAAACTGAATCCAACGGATGAAGACCTGAACATATATGAAGGACAGGATTATGGAAACGCATGGAGCCGAATCGGAATTCATTTTAGCATTGGTCAGGCATTTTAA
- a CDS encoding copper chaperone PCu(A)C — MKYLYLLSFALLFAISCIGETEKNEPEITGDGVQIEGAWARPASEGRMSAAYFLISNFELESDTLVSVESDVAQLVEIHESYEREEGMMGMREVPQVEIPSQSTIRFQQGGLHIMLIQVTRTLADGDTFELTLNFSNSESQTIEVPVRL; from the coding sequence ATGAAATATTTATACCTATTATCTTTCGCGTTACTATTCGCAATCAGCTGTATCGGAGAAACAGAAAAAAATGAACCGGAGATTACTGGCGACGGAGTTCAGATTGAAGGCGCGTGGGCCCGGCCGGCCAGTGAAGGACGCATGAGTGCAGCCTATTTTTTAATCTCCAATTTTGAACTGGAAAGCGACACCCTGGTATCTGTGGAATCGGATGTTGCACAGCTAGTTGAAATTCACGAATCCTACGAAAGAGAAGAAGGTATGATGGGGATGCGGGAAGTACCCCAGGTAGAAATTCCGTCCCAATCCACAATACGTTTTCAACAGGGTGGTCTACACATTATGCTGATTCAGGTAACCCGCACGCTGGCTGATGGTGACACTTTTGAGCTGACCCTCAACTTCTCCAATTCAGAATCGCAAACGATTGAGGTTCCGGTAAGGTTGTAA
- a CDS encoding endonuclease domain-containing protein, with product MEKYFNHLGYNKDLKEVARKLRNDSTPAEIRLWTKLLRARQMKGYQFLRQRPVLNYIADFMCKELRLIIEVDGESHEQEHQWYKDEVRQKELENYGFTIIRFWNEEIFNDLENVSRVIEHWIDSHPPAPPSKGEFKFNQ from the coding sequence ATGGAAAAGTATTTCAACCATCTGGGTTACAATAAAGATCTTAAAGAGGTCGCAAGAAAACTACGTAATGATTCCACCCCCGCTGAGATTCGACTATGGACAAAATTGTTACGAGCAAGGCAAATGAAGGGGTATCAATTCCTGAGACAAAGACCTGTATTAAACTACATTGCTGATTTTATGTGCAAAGAGTTGCGATTAATAATTGAAGTAGACGGGGAAAGTCATGAACAGGAGCATCAATGGTATAAAGATGAGGTACGACAAAAAGAATTGGAAAATTATGGGTTTACCATAATTAGATTTTGGAATGAAGAAATATTCAACGATTTGGAAAATGTATCCAGGGTCATTGAACATTGGATCGATAGCCATCCCCCTGCACCCCCTTCGAAGGGGGAATTTAAATTCAACCAGTAA
- a CDS encoding M14 family metallopeptidase produces MLTPRSSFIFITLIAVLYLSACKSSEEFTGYSYDPEGVTETTDREIDRQNKRTIGFMEDGVWITNEFTGSRVNDVVRVAPYHYQLQINPEISPINNSPWYGFRVWADDSTKVTLELSYTDGRHRYRPDISSDNGETWQKADSTTYQRDPDTRNGMITLNIGPDPVWVSAHAPQTTSEFRQWSDQLALKSFVQRSVVGTTHQGRPVYQLKLSEHSEEPVKGVILIYGRQHPPEIPGYLTGLTFIEELASDSDLAKQFRQYFDVWTYPLMNPDGADSGHWRTNAAGVDLNRDWQYFNQPETDAVRRSALPLLKRDDRKVFYGIDFHSTGETVFYPILEEIDTFPHLFTYRWLDRIKSQLPETEVNVEPFPTDSPIAKNWTYKTFGVDAVTYEVWDELPEEKLEELGKKSAIIFMEMMIAEFEKEMK; encoded by the coding sequence ATGCTCACGCCCCGAAGTTCATTTATTTTCATCACACTCATTGCCGTTCTATATCTGTCTGCCTGTAAATCATCCGAAGAATTTACCGGCTACTCTTACGATCCCGAGGGTGTTACAGAAACTACAGACCGGGAAATAGACCGTCAAAATAAACGCACCATCGGGTTTATGGAAGATGGTGTTTGGATTACAAATGAGTTCACAGGTTCGAGAGTAAATGATGTTGTTCGAGTTGCACCATATCATTATCAGCTTCAGATCAATCCGGAAATCAGCCCGATCAACAACAGCCCTTGGTACGGTTTCCGGGTGTGGGCTGATGATTCGACAAAAGTAACCTTAGAGCTTTCGTATACAGATGGCCGCCACAGATATCGTCCTGATATCAGTTCAGATAACGGGGAAACCTGGCAAAAGGCAGATTCTACAACCTATCAGCGAGACCCTGACACTCGTAACGGAATGATAACATTAAATATTGGACCTGATCCGGTTTGGGTTTCAGCACATGCACCACAAACTACAAGCGAATTTCGCCAGTGGTCGGATCAGCTTGCACTGAAATCGTTTGTTCAACGTTCGGTTGTCGGTACCACGCATCAGGGCCGACCGGTCTATCAGCTTAAACTTTCAGAACACTCTGAAGAACCGGTAAAAGGTGTGATTTTGATCTACGGCAGACAGCATCCACCGGAAATTCCGGGCTATTTAACCGGGCTTACATTTATTGAAGAACTTGCATCCGATTCTGACTTGGCAAAGCAATTTCGGCAATACTTTGATGTCTGGACCTATCCGTTGATGAATCCCGACGGTGCGGATAGCGGGCATTGGCGAACCAACGCTGCCGGTGTTGACCTGAACAGGGATTGGCAGTATTTCAACCAACCGGAAACTGATGCCGTCCGCAGATCCGCTTTACCTCTTCTAAAACGTGACGATCGCAAAGTATTTTACGGCATTGACTTTCACTCAACCGGAGAAACCGTTTTTTATCCAATTCTGGAAGAGATTGATACTTTCCCACACCTGTTCACCTATCGCTGGTTAGACCGAATTAAATCACAGTTGCCCGAAACAGAAGTCAACGTGGAGCCTTTCCCAACAGATTCGCCAATCGCCAAAAACTGGACCTACAAAACATTTGGTGTTGATGCGGTAACCTACGAAGTTTGGGATGAATTACCCGAGGAAAAACTTGAAGAATTAGGAAAGAAGTCTGCCATCATCTTCATGGAAATGATGATCGCAGAGTTCGAAAAGGAGATGAAATAA
- a CDS encoding translocation/assembly module TamB domain-containing protein, with amino-acid sequence MSESEKKHTEKKHGWIKWVIILVVFVLILSGLRLSLKSDLLLNYLRDQVEQQAGAQLNGSLKVESMNGDLLHGFTLIGVELRGDSEQQIATIDSASVSYSIMDLIWSPHTVESLSVDGVQAFINQEQDSVWNVMNLIPAQQEPEESESTLKWEVQDISVQRMNVDVTSDYVLPDGFVNIRDLNFGGSAGVSESGYFGSVRSLEFSLEEDRLPEDIRFVMSAGAEKDGKITLESLVINTGRSMLNASSEFELPDEITGSAQLSPLDWRDIAAYVENLPLEQNLQIEVGAEGTFDDLNVNLTASAPGLEELTIQSGVSLGSEFSLNRLELYLQNLDTPQLTGLEGTPLLGELTFTGNGLLKADEIEEATWAGEVRFSDFSYDIYSVDGFEAGYEINRDQGELTATIRKQDERVDLTFSTRKMWDEDPVWSGNIETQNMNLATWLNDPALDSQLNIRSDFSGMGIEPENFQAIAEINIEDSQYGDQPFSELMFRGNINSQSLNGNLSARLDRSNVTARFQANDWRENPSYRFDAVMREFNLSELSGLEQFPTYLNGTLQGEGSGFDPETLQLQAEAALDSSVVNKEPVDTLKANFTIEDQFLTVENAQLVSPIADGEFSLRQHITDLTNLENRLNFSAELKDLQPLAPLFELDRLESGGVLSGTLNRSGSGFLEFNGEAELQNIVVDSLFSANSINGLASVRLLDDIEADLDVQINSPVVNEIGVQDINFSTQLVQQENSTSGQFDLEIINEEICTLYQEGEFSVDSNRLNLRTTLFDFTTEIRTLSLDNSFDFEYNFETEAARMDTMTVRDAEDQSFLSLWVTQLSADVQEVGLEAGDLNLGAIQSLVLQEPVLEGYLSGETSIYNSSSDLVVSTNGSVQNIEFEDGEMDRFNFYLNIEDEWLQLTFGGNHDDQKLFESLLQVPFLPGDPATFDDQFFDREVNGYFEVSESDLSYWLSFIPELDSEDTQGKISLRADLDGIAGNPELTGNLHIENGLFSGINIDRADFDLNYIHDEENVELGGVVETAGNPVLDMDAKLPFIVDLRNAEVLLPDDDDEVSVNFSTEDFNLAIFNDFLDREMFRQLRGRLNGEVSLNGRLADLQTSGRMELMDGNLRVVPAGITLSEMTSVINFTGSQVELQEFRMQSGPGRIRASGSVEMNNLTPGGLQLNIRGNQFRAANTSEYKALIDLDADLSGTVDEPKLTGNLTFLNGFVNLQDFGEQSVEDVQLEDEEEPEPIEFYELLEMEMNVNFAREFFIRNRQYLDMEIELGGEVDLVKERNNDLQMFGSLEGVRGYARPLGKQFQLDEAFVTFYGPVDDPELNIRTLFEPPQSRSEVQIYYIIEGTVQEPEFRFDSDPPLELQDIISYTLFGKPFYELESWEQVVAGSGSSPSAADIALDVLLDRVELLASQSLGIDVVQIDNTRSGSDSATSIKTGWYLNRRTFFAVVNEISSSRPNTLFMLEYLLKENLELIITQGDDSREGIDLRWHYDY; translated from the coding sequence ATGAGCGAATCTGAGAAAAAACATACCGAAAAAAAACACGGTTGGATTAAATGGGTAATCATTCTCGTGGTTTTCGTACTCATTTTGAGTGGGCTGCGTCTTTCCCTTAAAAGTGATCTGCTTCTGAATTATTTACGGGATCAGGTTGAGCAACAGGCCGGCGCGCAACTCAACGGTTCTTTAAAAGTAGAGTCGATGAACGGTGATCTGCTGCATGGTTTTACACTTATTGGAGTCGAGTTAAGGGGTGATTCAGAACAGCAGATTGCAACGATTGACTCTGCTTCCGTTTCATACAGTATCATGGATTTAATCTGGTCACCTCATACCGTAGAGAGCCTATCGGTAGATGGAGTGCAGGCATTTATCAATCAGGAGCAGGATTCTGTTTGGAATGTAATGAATTTGATTCCCGCGCAACAGGAACCTGAGGAGAGTGAATCTACATTAAAATGGGAGGTTCAAGACATTTCAGTACAGCGTATGAACGTGGATGTAACCTCAGATTATGTTTTGCCTGATGGATTTGTAAATATACGGGACCTCAATTTTGGTGGCTCCGCCGGTGTGTCGGAGAGCGGTTACTTTGGGTCAGTGCGTTCGTTGGAGTTCTCTTTGGAGGAAGACCGCCTGCCGGAAGATATTCGTTTTGTGATGTCGGCCGGAGCAGAAAAAGATGGAAAAATTACGCTCGAATCGCTTGTGATCAATACAGGGCGATCCATGCTCAACGCGAGCTCTGAATTTGAATTGCCGGATGAAATAACAGGATCGGCTCAACTATCACCGCTGGATTGGCGCGATATTGCAGCCTATGTCGAAAACCTGCCACTTGAACAAAACCTGCAGATCGAAGTTGGTGCCGAAGGTACGTTTGATGATCTGAATGTGAACCTGACCGCATCGGCCCCCGGGTTAGAGGAGTTAACGATTCAATCCGGCGTTTCGCTTGGATCGGAGTTTAGCCTGAATCGGCTCGAGCTCTATCTGCAAAACCTGGATACACCTCAGTTGACGGGTTTAGAGGGAACACCCCTACTGGGAGAGCTAACTTTTACCGGGAACGGACTGCTGAAAGCAGATGAAATTGAAGAAGCGACCTGGGCCGGTGAAGTGAGGTTTTCAGATTTTAGTTATGATATCTATAGCGTCGACGGTTTTGAAGCCGGCTATGAAATAAACCGGGATCAGGGAGAACTCACTGCAACAATCAGAAAGCAGGATGAACGCGTGGATTTGACATTCTCTACCCGGAAAATGTGGGATGAAGATCCGGTTTGGAGCGGAAATATCGAAACTCAAAATATGAATCTCGCCACCTGGCTGAATGATCCTGCACTGGATAGCCAATTGAATATACGGAGCGATTTTTCCGGAATGGGAATAGAACCGGAAAATTTCCAGGCAATTGCTGAAATAAACATTGAGGATAGCCAATATGGCGATCAGCCTTTCTCTGAGTTGATGTTTCGGGGAAATATTAATTCGCAATCGTTAAACGGAAATCTATCGGCCCGCCTGGATCGTAGCAACGTTACGGCCCGTTTTCAGGCAAACGACTGGCGGGAAAATCCAAGCTACCGGTTTGATGCCGTAATGCGTGAATTTAACCTTTCGGAGCTTTCAGGATTGGAACAGTTTCCTACCTATTTGAACGGAACATTACAAGGGGAGGGCAGTGGATTTGATCCGGAAACACTGCAGCTGCAGGCCGAGGCGGCATTGGACTCCAGTGTGGTGAACAAGGAACCGGTCGACACTCTAAAAGCAAACTTTACTATAGAAGATCAATTTTTAACGGTTGAAAATGCTCAGTTAGTTAGCCCGATAGCCGATGGGGAGTTCTCTTTGCGTCAGCATATTACAGACCTGACAAACTTAGAAAATCGACTAAATTTCAGTGCAGAGTTGAAGGATTTGCAGCCACTTGCTCCGCTTTTTGAGTTAGACAGACTTGAGTCGGGCGGTGTTCTGAGCGGAACCCTCAACAGAAGCGGATCAGGATTTCTGGAGTTTAACGGTGAGGCCGAATTACAGAACATTGTGGTAGATTCGCTGTTTTCGGCAAACTCTATTAATGGATTGGCTTCCGTTCGTTTACTGGATGACATTGAAGCAGACCTGGATGTTCAGATAAACTCACCGGTGGTCAATGAAATCGGAGTGCAGGATATAAATTTCTCAACTCAGCTGGTTCAGCAAGAAAACAGTACGAGCGGCCAATTTGATCTCGAAATCATCAACGAAGAGATATGCACACTGTATCAGGAAGGGGAGTTCAGTGTCGATTCAAACCGGTTGAACCTCAGAACGACACTTTTCGATTTTACGACAGAAATCCGCACGCTATCGCTGGACAACTCTTTTGATTTTGAATACAATTTTGAAACTGAGGCTGCCCGGATGGACACAATGACCGTCCGCGACGCCGAAGATCAGTCATTCTTATCCCTTTGGGTCACGCAGCTGTCAGCGGATGTGCAGGAGGTTGGTTTGGAAGCAGGTGATCTGAATCTTGGAGCAATACAGAGCCTGGTATTGCAGGAACCGGTACTGGAGGGCTATCTGTCCGGCGAAACATCAATATACAACAGCAGCAGCGATTTAGTTGTTTCTACAAACGGTTCAGTGCAAAATATTGAGTTTGAAGATGGAGAAATGGACCGCTTCAATTTTTACCTGAATATCGAAGATGAATGGTTACAGCTTACCTTCGGTGGCAATCATGACGATCAAAAGCTATTTGAGTCGCTGCTTCAGGTGCCATTTTTACCGGGTGACCCTGCCACATTTGATGACCAGTTTTTTGACCGGGAAGTAAACGGTTATTTTGAGGTTTCCGAGTCGGATTTATCCTATTGGCTCTCATTTATCCCTGAATTGGATTCGGAAGATACGCAGGGAAAAATCAGTCTGAGGGCAGATTTGGACGGAATTGCAGGAAATCCTGAGTTAACCGGTAATCTGCATATTGAAAATGGTTTGTTTTCGGGAATTAATATCGACAGAGCTGATTTCGACCTCAATTACATACACGATGAAGAGAATGTAGAATTGGGTGGAGTTGTTGAAACGGCCGGTAATCCGGTTTTGGATATGGATGCAAAACTGCCATTTATTGTGGATCTCCGTAACGCAGAGGTGTTACTGCCCGACGATGATGATGAGGTTAGCGTAAACTTCAGCACAGAAGACTTCAATCTGGCAATATTTAACGATTTTCTCGATCGCGAAATGTTCCGTCAACTGAGAGGCAGGCTAAATGGAGAAGTGTCATTGAATGGCAGGTTAGCCGATCTGCAAACATCAGGGCGAATGGAGCTGATGGATGGAAATCTGAGAGTGGTACCGGCCGGCATTACTCTATCCGAGATGACTTCAGTCATTAATTTTACAGGATCCCAGGTTGAGCTGCAAGAGTTTAGAATGCAGAGCGGTCCCGGACGAATTCGGGCCAGCGGTTCTGTTGAAATGAATAACCTTACTCCCGGGGGGCTTCAGTTAAACATTCGCGGAAATCAATTCAGAGCTGCCAACACTTCAGAATACAAAGCACTGATTGACCTGGATGCAGATCTCTCCGGAACTGTTGATGAACCCAAATTAACCGGAAACCTCACATTCCTGAATGGATTTGTAAACCTGCAAGATTTCGGTGAGCAATCTGTTGAAGATGTTCAGCTTGAAGATGAAGAGGAGCCCGAGCCGATCGAATTTTATGAATTGCTTGAAATGGAGATGAATGTAAATTTTGCACGGGAGTTTTTCATCCGCAACCGGCAGTATCTTGATATGGAGATTGAGTTGGGCGGTGAAGTGGACCTCGTTAAAGAGCGCAATAATGATCTGCAGATGTTTGGATCGCTGGAAGGAGTAAGGGGTTATGCTCGTCCGCTGGGTAAACAGTTCCAGCTCGATGAGGCCTTTGTTACCTTTTATGGGCCGGTTGATGATCCGGAGTTGAATATCCGCACGCTGTTTGAGCCGCCTCAGTCTCGGTCTGAAGTGCAAATATATTACATTATTGAGGGTACTGTACAAGAACCGGAATTCAGATTCGACAGTGATCCGCCACTTGAACTGCAGGACATTATCAGTTATACCCTATTTGGGAAACCGTTCTACGAACTTGAGTCGTGGGAGCAGGTTGTGGCTGGCAGCGGAAGCAGCCCGTCTGCAGCTGATATTGCACTGGATGTATTGCTCGACCGCGTTGAACTGCTGGCCTCTCAAAGTTTGGGAATTGATGTGGTGCAGATTGATAATACCCGGTCGGGATCGGACAGCGCTACCTCAATTAAAACAGGTTGGTATCTGAACCGGCGCACGTTTTTTGCCGTAGTGAACGAAATCAGCAGCAGTCGGCCTAATACGCTCTTTATGCTGGAGTATTTATTGAAAGAAAACCTTGAACTGATTATCACTCAGGGAGATGATTCTCGTGAGGGAATTGACTTACGTTGGCACTACGATTATTGA